The Medicago truncatula cultivar Jemalong A17 chromosome 4, MtrunA17r5.0-ANR, whole genome shotgun sequence genome includes a region encoding these proteins:
- the LOC11438182 gene encoding LOW QUALITY PROTEIN: heparanase-like protein 3 (The sequence of the model RefSeq protein was modified relative to this genomic sequence to represent the inferred CDS: deleted 1 base in 1 codon) — MVISDVVPMWVNVIFGLNALAGKSLKPGSVVAACNFANAKSFIRYTVSKNYTIHGWELGNELCGKGIGISISPYQYANDATILRNIVQEVYREVVQKPLIIAPGGFFDANWFKKFLNRSEKLADVVTHHIYNLGPGVDDHITEKILDPTYLDGVAGTFSSLKNVLQRSSTTAKAWVGEAGGAWNSGHHLVSDAFVNSFWYFDQLGMSATYSTKTYCRQTLIGGTTVFSALLWH, encoded by the exons ATGGTCATTAGCGACGTGGTGCCtatgtg GGTTAATGTTATATTTGGATTAAATGCTCTTGCTGGGAAG TCTTTGAAGCCTGGTTCTGTTGTTGCAGCTTGTAACTTCGCCAATGCCAAGTCTTTTATACGTTATACTGTTAGCAAGAATTACACTATTCATGGTTGGGAACTCG GTAATGAATTGTGTGGAAAAGGAATTGGAATAAGTATTAGTCCATATCAATATGCTAATGATGCAACTATTTTAAGAAACATAGTTCAAGAGGTATATAGGGAGGTTGTGCAGAAGCCACTAATCATTGCACCTGGAGGCTTCTTTGATGCAAATTGGTTTAAGAAGTTCTTAAACAGATCAGAGAAATTGGCAGATGTGGTCACCCACCACATTTATAACCTTGGACCAG GAGTTGATGATCACATAACCGAAAAAATTCTTGATCCAACCTATCTTGATGGAGTGGCTGGCACATTCAGCAGCCTTAAAAATGTACTTCAAAGATCAAGCACCACAGCTAAAGCATGGGTTGGAGAGGCTGGTGGTGCTTGGAATAGTGGCCATCATCTTGTGTCTGATGCATTTGTCAACAGCTTCTG GTATTTTGACCAGCTTGGCATGTCTGCTACTTATAGCACTAAAACATACTGCAGACAGACTTTGATAGGAGGAACTACGGTTTTTAG CGCTCTTCTTTGGCATTGA